In Mangrovivirga cuniculi, the following proteins share a genomic window:
- a CDS encoding DUF4255 domain-containing protein, translating to MIYSAVQSVADALNDYLSNRFRQPEEKVIISNIINMDGSAGVTEPDKIILTLANLEQETINQKNPVVGSPRPVKMNLFILITAAFEGLNYPEGLKYLSGVISYFQSHKVMNHQNTPDLDPGIEKLSFEIYNQNLQNLSHLWGSMGGKYMPSILYKVRVISFDENNVGAGSAPFTGLGTNI from the coding sequence ATGATCTATTCAGCTGTACAATCTGTTGCAGATGCATTAAATGATTACCTGTCAAACCGCTTCAGGCAACCTGAAGAGAAGGTTATCATTTCAAATATTATCAATATGGATGGTTCTGCCGGTGTTACCGAACCGGATAAAATCATACTTACCCTGGCTAATTTGGAACAGGAAACCATTAACCAGAAAAACCCTGTGGTGGGATCTCCTAGACCGGTGAAAATGAATCTTTTCATTTTGATTACAGCTGCTTTTGAGGGGTTGAACTATCCTGAAGGTCTTAAATATTTGTCAGGGGTAATCAGCTATTTTCAATCGCATAAAGTGATGAATCATCAGAATACTCCAGACCTTGATCCGGGTATAGAAAAATTGTCTTTTGAAATTTATAACCAGAATCTGCAAAACCTTAGTCACTTGTGGGGCTCGATGGGAGGAAAATATATGCCTTCTATACTCTATAAAGTTCGGGTAATATCTTTTGATGAAAATAATGTTGGGGCCGGATCGGCACCTTTTACCGGATTAGGTACAAATATATAA